A window of the Gloeothece verrucosa PCC 7822 genome harbors these coding sequences:
- a CDS encoding DUF6753 family protein has protein sequence MTAIAIKPNTFPTDEQFEELWEELDGETKSLLVQVLDDKDTIFRAKVLNLVVKHGLNANDPLFLVLIAVGSLQVMLEEAPAALELTIEDMRKHQQKTSVDAVASTQKLIAASVKELIGKTEALQLKRPSKVLIPGLALFAAVFGFGFISGIGATVSVNQLASSGVKIATLDEAITLAWAQSKDGKFARQLYEWNKAYLDSGRCMAEMDKLGVKLSLGGSQIKSGFCALWVVPPGQRKYQ, from the coding sequence ATGACAGCGATAGCAATCAAACCGAACACCTTTCCCACTGATGAGCAATTCGAGGAGTTGTGGGAGGAACTAGATGGCGAAACTAAAAGTCTTTTGGTCCAGGTGCTTGATGATAAGGATACAATATTCAGGGCTAAAGTATTAAATCTTGTCGTCAAACATGGACTTAATGCCAATGACCCATTATTCCTGGTGTTGATAGCCGTTGGCTCTTTGCAAGTGATGCTCGAAGAAGCACCAGCCGCATTAGAACTAACCATCGAGGACATGAGGAAACACCAACAGAAAACCTCAGTTGATGCGGTAGCTTCTACTCAAAAATTGATAGCGGCTTCGGTGAAAGAGTTAATAGGGAAGACCGAAGCATTGCAGTTGAAACGCCCGTCGAAGGTACTGATACCGGGGCTTGCTCTATTCGCGGCGGTATTCGGTTTCGGTTTTATTAGTGGAATAGGAGCTACAGTGAGCGTAAATCAATTGGCTTCGTCAGGAGTGAAAATCGCAACCCTTGATGAAGCGATAACACTAGCCTGGGCACAGTCAAAGGACGGTAAATTCGCCCGTCAACTCTACGAGTGGAATAAGGCTTATCTCGATAGCGGGCGCTGCATGGCCGAGATGGACAAGTTGGGAGTCAAATTATCCCTAGGCGGAAGTCAAATAAAATCAGGATTCTGCGCTTTATGGGTTGTTCCACCCGGACAAAGAAAATATCAATAG
- a CDS encoding ParM/StbA family protein: protein MTGKKKSGTSSRQSLIMAIDGGGSSTKIIGGLNFVLRSVIAMEPEMIQVPRELLSEYDAGVLPKDCAWVGLGGKYLAVGYLARCQATVTPMLSQPKMSLAIPKIAAAVWVLKEMFNLPSQLRLSLATVLPPGEYKDKDNLESALKEALKVFETPTGKMRVNLVEFDCKPEGGGLFMYHKAKRGKENIYNTNVAVVMLGYRNISTLVFNRGKKGEYLTTDLGFAKFIRGVIKETAGYNDQSLTPALALYGDGRSDEPLTKVLRYRDKADKEDELIRLKKAIVAVRRQYEIQVANWLTDVLPPDVGEVLLCGGTADYLKKMLFELFSDKDIYLHAKLTMPDDIQEWGMGNRWADIWCIWDYFCGVVPSTPSVVA from the coding sequence ATGACGGGTAAAAAAAAGTCGGGAACTTCTTCCCGGCAAAGCTTGATAATGGCAATAGACGGCGGAGGATCTTCTACGAAGATCATCGGCGGATTGAATTTCGTCCTTAGATCGGTTATTGCGATGGAGCCGGAGATGATTCAAGTTCCTCGTGAGTTGTTAAGTGAGTACGACGCGGGGGTATTACCGAAGGATTGCGCCTGGGTGGGACTGGGCGGAAAATATTTGGCAGTGGGATACCTGGCCAGATGTCAGGCGACGGTTACGCCAATGCTGTCACAGCCGAAGATGTCCCTGGCCATTCCCAAGATAGCGGCAGCCGTGTGGGTACTCAAAGAAATGTTCAATCTTCCCTCACAGTTGAGATTGTCGCTGGCGACGGTGTTACCGCCGGGCGAGTACAAAGATAAAGACAATTTGGAAAGTGCCTTGAAGGAAGCGTTGAAAGTTTTTGAAACGCCCACTGGGAAGATGAGGGTAAATTTGGTCGAATTTGATTGCAAGCCGGAGGGGGGCGGCTTGTTCATGTACCATAAGGCCAAGCGGGGTAAAGAGAACATATATAATACCAATGTGGCCGTAGTGATGCTCGGCTATCGCAATATCAGCACATTGGTCTTCAATCGGGGTAAGAAAGGCGAATATCTAACAACCGACCTCGGCTTTGCCAAATTCATACGGGGTGTCATCAAAGAGACGGCAGGGTACAACGATCAATCTCTAACTCCGGCGCTCGCGCTGTACGGAGACGGGAGAAGCGATGAACCCCTAACTAAAGTGCTGCGATATCGAGATAAAGCCGATAAAGAAGATGAATTGATCCGACTCAAGAAAGCGATCGTTGCGGTTCGTCGGCAATACGAGATCCAAGTGGCGAACTGGTTAACGGATGTATTGCCCCCCGATGTGGGTGAGGTGCTGTTGTGTGGGGGAACGGCAGATTATCTCAAAAAGATGTTATTTGAATTGTTCAGTGACAAGGATATTTACTTACACGCCAAGCTTACCATGCCCGATGATATTCAAGAATGGGGAATGGGAAACAGATGGGCAGATATCTGGTGTATCTGGGATTATTTCTGCGGTGTCGTTCCTTCGACCCCATCTGTTGTCGCTTAA
- a CDS encoding MobC family plasmid mobilization relaxosome protein produces MTELRDEKFQLRLTKQEKAKADRMALGLGMSLSAIFRSVIYRNFSILEIPDVNLRTYLKLGRISNNINQIAKVLNYHQKVNTSIPYEFLFDLKEQIANLSTQINQVRSQLIHDSKTD; encoded by the coding sequence ATGACAGAACTTCGAGACGAAAAATTTCAACTTCGCTTAACCAAACAGGAAAAAGCTAAAGCTGACCGAATGGCGTTGGGTTTAGGGATGTCATTGAGTGCCATATTCCGTTCTGTTATTTACAGAAACTTTTCGATTCTGGAAATTCCTGATGTCAATCTTAGGACTTATCTCAAACTGGGAAGAATCAGCAATAACATCAATCAAATCGCCAAAGTCCTCAATTATCATCAAAAAGTTAATACTTCTATCCCTTACGAGTTTTTATTTGACCTTAAAGAACAGATCGCCAATTTGTCAACTCAAATCAATCAAGTTCGCTCTCAACTGATCCATGATAGCAAAACAGATTAA
- a CDS encoding relaxase/mobilization nuclease domain-containing protein has protein sequence MIAKQIKGTNFYGCLAYVLGRTGRVIIDTNVGITSPAELATQFDSYCQRNPRVRRPVYHAMLSLAEGEKLDPASWKAIASDFMRHQKFTNVPYLVVQHNEKNHDHIHIVAARVRTNGTCVRDSWDYLQGQKAVRHLEEKYGLKPPQPKRYKFRETEGAKLNDYHPEEKHEQRAHYLLKTTIDSIYPHCYSLIELAKMLLEQGIKLEIRKTKRTNTVQGVRYQIGKFKFSGTQLGKDYTLPGLTYKSQRTHQLTFNPFSDLALIESLKLSQKENEQETHEILQKPRPTRTLRR, from the coding sequence ATGATAGCAAAACAGATTAAGGGAACCAATTTCTATGGCTGTCTGGCTTACGTTCTGGGGAGAACGGGTCGCGTTATCATCGACACTAACGTGGGAATTACATCTCCGGCTGAACTGGCAACACAATTCGATTCATACTGCCAACGTAATCCAAGGGTTAGACGGCCAGTCTATCACGCTATGCTTTCTCTGGCCGAAGGGGAGAAACTCGACCCGGCTTCGTGGAAGGCTATAGCATCGGATTTCATGAGGCATCAGAAGTTCACCAACGTCCCGTATCTCGTCGTCCAACACAATGAAAAGAATCACGATCACATCCATATTGTAGCCGCTAGAGTCAGAACAAATGGCACTTGTGTGAGGGACTCTTGGGATTATTTGCAAGGGCAGAAGGCTGTACGGCATTTAGAGGAGAAATATGGTCTTAAACCCCCCCAACCGAAACGATATAAATTTAGAGAAACCGAAGGGGCAAAGTTAAATGATTATCATCCTGAAGAAAAACATGAGCAACGCGCTCATTATCTCTTAAAAACCACAATTGACAGCATTTATCCCCATTGTTATTCTTTGATTGAACTGGCTAAAATGCTACTTGAACAGGGCATTAAACTCGAAATCCGAAAAACTAAGCGTACCAATACAGTACAGGGTGTACGTTACCAAATTGGGAAATTCAAGTTTAGCGGCACTCAATTGGGAAAAGACTACACACTCCCCGGGCTAACCTATAAAAGCCAACGAACACATCAGTTAACCTTTAATCCTTTTTCAGATCTTGCCCTTATTGAGTCGCTCAAACTTTCTCAAAAAGAAAATGAACAAGAAACTCATGAAATCCTTCAAAAGCCACGCCCTACTCGAACCTTAAGAAGGTGA
- a CDS encoding response regulator transcription factor — protein MDLLIETQNVPNFRSQWSLIIFSNNFCLKRGIQEILSTSNKYKIISIISSVDQICPTLEKVKPDFFLISHPEQTTIASWIKEVYPSVFVLTWDSTNGGDACIFSSLPLIQQLDKIVLSQSVGELPVSIRRLDIYYELVKKTFISSQEQKMLHYLSYGYSYTEIAEALDISLNTLKNYMTDLREKLNAKDKTHLVVIALRTGLVV, from the coding sequence ATGGATCTCCTCATTGAAACACAAAATGTCCCCAATTTCCGGTCTCAGTGGAGTTTAATCATTTTCTCGAACAATTTCTGCTTAAAACGAGGAATTCAAGAGATTTTAAGCACATCGAATAAATATAAAATAATTTCAATTATTTCATCAGTCGATCAAATCTGTCCCACTTTAGAAAAAGTTAAACCCGATTTTTTTCTGATTTCCCATCCAGAACAAACAACAATCGCATCTTGGATTAAGGAAGTTTATCCATCAGTATTTGTCCTGACGTGGGATAGCACCAATGGTGGCGATGCTTGTATATTTTCCTCATTACCATTAATTCAACAATTAGACAAGATAGTTCTCTCTCAATCTGTAGGTGAGCTACCTGTTAGCATACGAAGATTAGATATATATTATGAACTGGTCAAAAAAACTTTCATTTCTTCCCAAGAACAAAAGATGTTGCATTATTTGTCTTACGGATACAGTTATACCGAGATTGCTGAAGCTCTTGACATTTCCCTAAATACTTTAAAAAATTATATGACCGATTTAAGGGAAAAATTAAATGCTAAAGATAAAACTCATTTAGTGGTCATAGCGTTAAGAACTGGATTAGTGGTTTGA